Proteins found in one Acetobacteroides hydrogenigenes genomic segment:
- a CDS encoding ATP-binding protein, whose protein sequence is MGRKAMSVQELLSTRYRELEFEGDWLDTIGKPELTGSWFIWGNSGNGKTRFALQLAKYMTNFGKVAYDSLEEGGCKSMADAIREVGIESSNRFQLLDMEQIEDLDARLEKRKSPDIIFIDSIQYARINGKKITTFEFKQLVEKHRHKLFIVISHASGKKPKGNVADDIHYHSSVKLWVEGFKAFPKSRYKGTEPYVIWPEGALEVWGN, encoded by the coding sequence ATGGGTAGAAAGGCAATGTCCGTTCAGGAGTTGCTTTCGACCAGGTACAGGGAGTTGGAATTTGAGGGGGATTGGCTTGACACGATTGGCAAGCCAGAATTGACTGGATCTTGGTTTATATGGGGCAATAGTGGTAACGGGAAAACTCGATTTGCGCTACAGCTGGCAAAGTACATGACCAACTTTGGGAAGGTAGCGTATGATAGCTTGGAAGAAGGAGGATGTAAGAGTATGGCTGATGCCATAAGGGAAGTTGGAATAGAATCTTCGAATAGGTTTCAGCTGCTAGATATGGAGCAGATAGAGGACCTAGACGCAAGGTTGGAAAAGAGAAAAAGCCCGGACATCATCTTTATAGACTCTATACAGTACGCAAGGATAAACGGCAAGAAGATTACGACTTTTGAGTTTAAGCAGCTGGTGGAAAAACATAGGCATAAGCTATTTATCGTAATAAGCCATGCGTCTGGTAAAAAGCCGAAAGGCAACGTTGCCGACGATATACACTACCACTCGTCGGTTAAGCTGTGGGTAGAGGGATTCAAGGCTTTCCCAAAAAGCCGATACAAGGGTACTGAGCCCTACGTTATATGGCCCGAGGGTGCTCTTGAAGTGTGGGGTAACTAA
- a CDS encoding AAA family ATPase, protein MMTNDVKQRIAAEVKARSGNYPSAAKMAVALDVSPSQLSRIINGDLEKVISDQKWITIARKLEVNIFNNVEWKTAKTTVFDFVTTQLTACQEQSLSAILCDSSDIGKTFTARDYVRKNRNAVLVDCSQHKTKQQLVRSIAKEFGLTASGRYVDIYENITFYLRSIDRPLVILDEAGDLNYEAFLEIKALWNATEGACGWYMMGADGLRAKIDSNLNRNKVGYTEIFSRFGGKYQRISPYGKESIQDFALQQFAAVALANGIDRGNVPELFAKTKGSLRRTAHEIKKSKTVIHG, encoded by the coding sequence ATGATGACAAACGACGTTAAACAACGGATTGCAGCGGAGGTTAAAGCCCGTTCGGGGAACTACCCTTCGGCAGCAAAGATGGCAGTTGCTTTGGATGTTTCGCCAAGTCAGCTGTCGAGAATTATTAACGGCGACCTTGAGAAGGTGATATCCGACCAAAAGTGGATAACCATTGCAAGGAAGCTTGAGGTAAACATCTTTAACAACGTTGAGTGGAAAACGGCTAAAACTACGGTTTTTGACTTTGTTACGACTCAGCTAACTGCCTGCCAAGAGCAGTCGCTCTCGGCTATTCTCTGTGACTCTTCGGATATTGGAAAGACCTTTACCGCTAGAGACTACGTCAGGAAAAATCGTAACGCCGTGCTGGTTGACTGCAGCCAGCATAAGACCAAACAGCAGCTGGTAAGAAGCATTGCAAAAGAGTTTGGGCTAACCGCCAGCGGACGTTACGTTGACATCTACGAGAACATTACCTTTTACCTAAGATCGATTGACCGTCCCCTTGTGATCTTAGACGAAGCAGGGGACTTGAACTACGAGGCCTTCTTGGAAATTAAGGCGCTTTGGAATGCTACTGAGGGCGCATGCGGCTGGTACATGATGGGCGCAGACGGACTTCGCGCTAAGATTGATAGCAACCTTAACCGCAACAAGGTGGGATATACCGAGATATTCAGCCGTTTTGGTGGAAAATACCAAAGGATATCGCCTTATGGTAAAGAATCAATTCAGGATTTCGCGCTACAACAATTTGCGGCAGTTGCCTTAGCCAACGGCATTGATCGCGGAAATGTTCCCGAACTATTTGCAAAAACAAAAGGATCGCTACGCCGCACCGCCCACGAGATCAAGAAATCAAAAACAGTAATTCATGGGTAG